Proteins encoded within one genomic window of uncultured Draconibacterium sp.:
- a CDS encoding Rieske (2Fe-2S) protein: MERKEFIKKFAYSGSILLTVPVILSACSSSDDDFVPNDPNNPNEPNTDVTIDLTSSTYEDLGTIGGYAYAGNIMIFRTSENTYLALSKICTHQGCTVAYVHTDGDVLCPCHSSRYTTAGAVINGPATASLKKYNVQKDGDILTIS; the protein is encoded by the coding sequence ATGGAAAGAAAAGAATTCATCAAAAAGTTTGCTTACAGTGGCAGCATTCTTTTAACTGTTCCTGTAATATTAAGTGCTTGCTCCAGTAGCGATGACGATTTCGTGCCAAACGATCCGAACAATCCAAATGAACCGAATACCGATGTAACTATCGATCTTACCAGCTCAACATACGAAGATCTGGGGACCATTGGCGGCTATGCATACGCAGGAAATATTATGATCTTCCGAACCAGCGAAAATACTTATTTGGCGCTTTCAAAAATATGTACACACCAAGGGTGTACTGTGGCCTATGTTCATACTGATGGCGATGTGCTCTGCCCTTGTCATTCATCGCGTTATACAACAGCCGGAGCTGTAATAAACGGGCCGGCAACTGCCAGTTTGAAGAAGTATAACGTGCAGAAAGACGGCGATATACTTACAATAAGTTAA
- a CDS encoding UvrD-helicase domain-containing protein — protein MLTVYKASAGSGKTFQLVVEYLKIILSNPYNYKHILAVTFTNKATNEMKSRILEQLHLLAIEKDSPYIEPLQKENKYTEQFIRQRAKEVLKNILHDYNRFSINTIDSFTQKVIKAFNRELGISPNFTVELDNDILLQEAADRLLARINDDKDLLKWLRDFSKEKIEANRSQRIDDDIQNLGKELFKESFQVFFPDEGESVYNRENLNEFGKELRQIIREFEKGIKDKAQALFNDIFNNGFSVDDFSYKKSGVAGYIQSLANGEIKEPGTRVLTACEDAEKWFSEKHKQAAEIHSLVDSKLQPGLIDLVEFYTKNTVRYNTAEAALRQLRMLGILSDLKEEIQKIQQEKGALQLSDSNLLLSKIIGQSDSPFVYEKIGNYYKHFMLDEFQDTSGLQWKNFKPLLENSLAEGNANLIVGDVKQSIYRWRNSDWSILAEQLDAQFSPEQKQDFTLEKNWRSDKNIIAFNNAIFGELKTAFEDYLIGSLENREAYIQKFDHIYSSYQQEAGKTKGEATGLTQINFLPEDDFEETATKQLVEQVKYLQDQGIKAKDIAILIRKNKEGGPIIEAFLAAAKLDENKKYNLSVLSNESLFLHASKAVLVVISTIKLLIDPENKITQATLLHLWQSWLKPGLKSMGIPVQSNNGQSLLDFNDYSNWHLQPGFDEEFAAELAGKLEQVKRKVLLTSLDETITHICSLFGLFNFESELPFLQTLIDKAGELKISLSNDLSNLLYWWNEKGGKTSVNVNEEVSSIRLMTVHKSKGLEFKAVLLPYLDWKTSWSGTTAPLLWCKPQSEPFNKFPLLPIQAGKHMETSEFAPMYFEEKMNYYIDTLNLVYVAFTRAASVLIANCPMPKESRNNSGSGKPIHYLLHKALANQSRQEEFADCFNEEQNRFEFGKIDLQQKDDDDQKAILIKQYNFNDISDKISLRLNGDDFLIENEQQHSVKNTGKIIHDILSEIVLADDANDACLQALHDGKVSKAEFDEIQTSLQNNLQLPEVKKWFDGSYEVLNERDLLTSDKLLRPDRIMFTGDEAIVVDYKTGERQDKYLYQVKEYAKVLQNTGFSKVSGFLWYLHSGELEKVCELH, from the coding sequence ATGCTTACAGTTTACAAAGCTTCTGCCGGATCGGGAAAAACCTTTCAACTGGTTGTTGAATACCTGAAAATTATCCTCAGCAATCCATATAATTACAAGCACATTCTGGCAGTAACTTTTACCAACAAGGCCACCAACGAAATGAAAAGCAGGATTCTTGAGCAACTGCATTTGCTGGCCATAGAGAAAGATTCGCCATATATAGAACCGCTGCAAAAAGAGAATAAATACACCGAACAATTTATACGGCAACGGGCTAAAGAAGTGCTCAAAAATATTCTGCACGACTACAATCGTTTCTCGATAAACACGATTGATTCGTTTACGCAAAAAGTGATAAAAGCCTTTAACCGTGAATTAGGAATTTCGCCCAATTTTACAGTTGAACTTGATAATGATATTCTTTTACAGGAAGCTGCCGATCGGTTGCTGGCGCGAATTAACGATGACAAAGACCTGCTAAAATGGTTGCGCGATTTTAGTAAAGAAAAGATTGAAGCCAATCGCAGTCAACGCATCGATGACGACATACAAAACCTGGGTAAAGAGCTATTTAAAGAATCATTCCAGGTGTTTTTTCCCGATGAAGGCGAATCGGTTTATAACCGCGAAAACCTAAATGAATTTGGTAAAGAGCTGCGCCAGATCATCCGAGAATTTGAAAAAGGAATAAAGGATAAAGCGCAAGCCTTATTTAACGACATCTTTAACAATGGTTTTTCGGTTGATGATTTTTCATATAAAAAATCGGGAGTTGCCGGTTATATTCAATCGCTTGCCAATGGAGAAATTAAAGAACCCGGGACCCGCGTTTTAACAGCTTGCGAAGATGCTGAAAAATGGTTTTCGGAAAAACACAAACAAGCAGCAGAAATTCACAGTCTGGTGGATAGTAAACTACAGCCGGGACTGATCGATCTGGTTGAATTCTATACTAAAAACACCGTGCGCTACAACACTGCTGAGGCAGCACTCCGGCAATTGCGTATGTTGGGAATTCTCAGCGACCTGAAAGAAGAAATTCAGAAAATTCAGCAGGAAAAAGGAGCCTTGCAACTTTCCGACTCCAACCTTTTGCTGAGCAAAATTATCGGGCAAAGTGATTCGCCTTTTGTGTACGAAAAAATTGGCAACTACTACAAGCATTTTATGCTCGATGAGTTTCAGGACACCTCGGGACTGCAATGGAAAAACTTTAAGCCGTTGCTTGAAAACTCGCTTGCAGAAGGAAATGCCAACCTCATTGTGGGCGATGTAAAGCAATCCATCTACCGATGGCGTAACAGCGACTGGAGTATTTTGGCAGAACAACTGGATGCACAGTTTTCGCCGGAACAAAAACAGGATTTTACGCTTGAAAAAAACTGGCGAAGCGATAAAAATATTATCGCTTTTAACAATGCCATTTTTGGTGAGTTAAAAACAGCTTTTGAAGATTACCTGATCGGTTCGCTTGAAAACCGGGAGGCCTACATTCAAAAGTTCGATCATATTTATTCGTCGTACCAACAGGAAGCCGGCAAAACAAAAGGCGAAGCAACCGGTTTAACACAAATCAATTTTCTTCCTGAAGATGATTTTGAAGAAACTGCTACCAAGCAGTTGGTTGAGCAGGTAAAATACCTGCAGGACCAAGGAATTAAAGCCAAAGACATTGCCATTTTAATTCGGAAAAACAAAGAAGGCGGTCCTATTATCGAAGCTTTTTTAGCGGCTGCTAAACTCGACGAGAATAAAAAATATAACCTTTCGGTACTGTCAAACGAATCGTTGTTTTTGCATGCCTCTAAAGCGGTTTTGGTGGTAATAAGTACCATTAAACTGCTGATCGATCCGGAGAATAAAATCACGCAAGCTACCTTGCTGCACCTGTGGCAAAGCTGGCTTAAGCCCGGTTTAAAATCCATGGGCATTCCCGTTCAATCAAACAACGGACAAAGTCTGCTCGATTTTAACGATTACAGCAACTGGCATCTGCAACCCGGCTTTGACGAAGAATTTGCAGCGGAACTGGCAGGTAAACTCGAACAGGTAAAACGTAAGGTGTTACTGACATCACTGGATGAAACGATCACGCATATTTGTTCGCTTTTTGGCTTGTTCAATTTTGAATCGGAATTGCCATTTCTGCAAACACTGATAGACAAAGCGGGTGAGCTAAAAATATCATTGTCGAACGACCTGTCGAACCTGTTGTATTGGTGGAACGAAAAAGGCGGCAAAACATCGGTAAATGTAAACGAAGAAGTAAGTTCCATCCGTTTAATGACAGTTCACAAATCAAAAGGGCTGGAGTTTAAAGCTGTTCTGCTCCCCTACCTCGACTGGAAAACCAGCTGGAGCGGAACGACTGCACCATTGCTTTGGTGCAAGCCGCAATCCGAGCCATTCAACAAATTCCCGTTACTACCAATCCAGGCCGGCAAACACATGGAAACATCGGAGTTTGCGCCCATGTATTTCGAGGAAAAAATGAATTATTACATCGACACGCTCAACTTGGTTTATGTGGCTTTTACGCGTGCCGCGTCGGTGCTAATTGCCAACTGCCCCATGCCAAAAGAGAGCCGGAATAATTCAGGCTCGGGCAAACCAATTCATTATTTGTTACATAAGGCGCTGGCCAACCAGAGTAGACAAGAGGAATTTGCCGATTGTTTTAACGAAGAACAAAATCGTTTCGAATTTGGCAAAATTGATCTGCAACAGAAGGATGACGACGATCAGAAGGCCATTCTAATCAAGCAATACAACTTTAACGATATCTCGGATAAGATTAGTTTGCGATTAAATGGTGATGACTTTTTAATTGAGAACGAACAGCAACACTCCGTAAAAAATACTGGTAAAATCATTCACGACATTCTATCCGAGATTGTTTTGGCCGACGATGCCAACGATGCTTGTTTACAGGCACTACACGATGGCAAAGTGTCAAAAGCGGAGTTCGATGAAATTCAAACAAGCCTGCAAAACAACCTGCAACTACCGGAAGTTAAAAAATGGTTTGATGGCAGCTACGAAGTGCTGAATGAACGCGACCTGCTGACTTCTGACAAACTGCTGCGCCCCGACCGAATAATGTTTACGGGCGACGAAGCCATTGTAGTTGACTACAAAACCGGCGAACGGCAAGACAAGTATTTGTATCAGGTAAAAGAGTATGCCAAAGTTTTACAAAACACCGGCTTTTCAAAAGTGAGTGGCTTTTTGTGGTATTTGCATTCCGGTGAATTGGAGAAAGTATGTGAGCTACATTAA
- the dapA gene encoding 4-hydroxy-tetrahydrodipicolinate synthase, whose translation MSRYFKGAGVALITPFTNNDQVDYKALETIIENQVKGDMDYLVALGTTAETATLTPDEKAHVVELVKEKANGLPVVVGMGGNDTRTMCNQIDNFNFEGIDGILVVTPYYNKPSQEGMYHHYLEIAKASPVPIILYNVPSRTGVNLDATTVGRLAEASDKIVAIKEASGEHSQMTKIGKYTPDNFTVISGDDLLAITIAAIGGQGVISVIANAYPDKASQLIHNTLANDFDGARKIHFELIEMFQLLFREGNPGGIKALMNIQGIIENNLRLPLYKISDGLYNEIKERHELLMS comes from the coding sequence ATGAGTCGATATTTCAAAGGCGCAGGGGTAGCGCTAATTACTCCATTTACAAATAACGATCAGGTTGATTACAAAGCACTTGAAACCATAATCGAGAACCAGGTAAAAGGCGATATGGACTATTTGGTAGCGCTTGGCACCACTGCCGAAACAGCCACTTTAACGCCCGATGAAAAAGCTCACGTGGTTGAACTGGTTAAAGAAAAAGCCAATGGTCTGCCTGTTGTTGTTGGAATGGGGGGTAACGACACCCGTACCATGTGCAACCAAATCGACAACTTTAATTTTGAAGGTATCGACGGAATTCTGGTAGTTACGCCTTACTACAATAAACCTTCGCAGGAAGGTATGTACCATCATTATCTTGAAATTGCAAAAGCCAGTCCGGTTCCGATCATTCTTTACAATGTACCATCGCGTACAGGTGTAAACCTTGATGCAACTACCGTTGGGCGTTTGGCTGAAGCATCGGATAAAATTGTGGCTATTAAAGAAGCCTCGGGCGAACACTCGCAAATGACAAAAATCGGGAAATATACACCCGATAATTTTACGGTTATTTCGGGCGACGACCTGTTAGCTATTACCATTGCTGCGATTGGTGGACAAGGTGTAATTTCAGTAATTGCAAACGCTTATCCTGACAAAGCAAGTCAATTGATTCACAATACTTTAGCCAATGATTTTGACGGTGCACGCAAAATTCATTTCGAGTTAATCGAGATGTTCCAACTGCTGTTCCGCGAAGGTAATCCGGGAGGAATTAAAGCGTTGATGAATATTCAGGGAATCATCGAAAATAACCTTCGTTTACCGTTGTACAAAATCAGCGACGGACTTTACAACGAGATAAAAGAGCGCCACGAACTGTTAATGAGTTAA
- a CDS encoding exonuclease domain-containing protein, producing the protein MNPLNFTALDFETATSAHNSVCQVGLVIVNQGVIEKKYSSLIKPPQNEFAYHNIRVHKIEPYMTQNAPTFDLIWKDISKYFENQLIVCHNANFDLLKLKSTLDFYNIPIPEYTHACTMELFGGKLDKCCDEQNIEFNNHHDALADAEACAQLFLKFQENKGTYRKSETNNIPYAQKQIEKNDLRPDFEVNNKDNPFYMKKVVFTGDLMSFSRKEAAHKIKLLGADVNTSISRKTDFVIIGAKPGPSKMKKIEDLGIQTFSENEFLKMIE; encoded by the coding sequence ATGAATCCTCTAAATTTCACTGCATTAGATTTTGAAACTGCAACATCAGCACACAACAGTGTATGCCAAGTTGGACTGGTAATCGTAAATCAAGGAGTAATTGAAAAGAAATATTCTTCCTTGATTAAACCGCCACAAAATGAATTTGCATATCACAACATTAGAGTACATAAGATTGAACCTTATATGACGCAAAATGCTCCAACATTCGATCTTATCTGGAAAGATATTTCAAAATATTTTGAAAATCAGCTCATTGTCTGCCATAATGCAAATTTTGATTTATTAAAACTTAAATCGACTTTAGATTTTTACAATATTCCAATCCCTGAGTATACCCATGCGTGCACTATGGAACTGTTTGGAGGCAAACTAGATAAATGTTGCGATGAACAAAACATTGAATTTAATAACCATCATGATGCATTAGCGGATGCAGAAGCTTGTGCTCAACTATTTCTTAAATTTCAAGAGAATAAAGGGACTTATAGAAAATCTGAAACCAATAATATTCCCTACGCTCAAAAACAAATTGAAAAAAATGATCTTCGGCCAGATTTTGAAGTAAACAATAAAGACAATCCATTTTATATGAAAAAAGTGGTTTTCACCGGAGATCTTATGTCATTTTCAAGAAAAGAAGCTGCTCACAAAATAAAACTTTTAGGTGCTGACGTTAATACGAGTATTAGTAGAAAAACTGATTTTGTAATTATTGGAGCAAAACCAGGTCCTTCTAAAATGAAAAAAATTGAAGATTTAGGAATTCAAACATTTTCAGAAAACGAATTCCTAAAAATGATCGAATAG
- the ligA gene encoding NAD-dependent DNA ligase LigA: protein MSSEKELEEREKIKTLQAELAEHNYKYYVLAQPSISDFDFDMKLKELERLEKQYNIQDPNSPTQRVGSDLSSDFQQVIHKYGMLSLSNAYSQDELKDFDSRIKKIIGTDDFQYVCELKFDGSSISLAYENGELVRAVTRGDGVKGDDVTNNVRTIQSVPLKLRGNDYPASFEIRGEILMPFEVFNNLNAELEKAGEPLLANPRNTAAGTLKMKNSSIVASRKLDAYLYYVLGENLPEDGHYESLQKAREWGFKISEHMQLCKNIDEVFAFIEKWDTERFNLPIATDGIVIKVNSRKLQNNLGFTAKSPRWAIAYKFKAESVSTILKSVSYQVGRTGAVTPVANLEPVLIAGTIVKRASLHNADIISNLDLHIGDTVFVEKGGEIIPKITGIDESKRNSDSNAVKFIKQCPICKEELIRKEGEAAHYCPNEDGCPPQIKGKMEHFVSRKAMDIEGLGKETLSLLFDKDIVADISDIYNIPNNENKVVGLESLKEPENGLLLGENRIPIDRLLFCKKGAPALKHIQSLLETYSKSQLFDLDSESIKNSLNIKTDLADNIEKYFRKIERVKRVVLKMSENENSVFPSVVLNEIGGISKEKAELLEEKYIYYHFISQLKQKEIEEINFLDFFEKARLSDFLNDKNIQHQKLNHLGKNSIQQKTFDNIIQGIEKSKLVPFERVLFGLGIRYVGETVAKKLAKEFKSIDKLKEANIEEMIEVEDIGERIAESVKNYFLNEKHLQLIEKLKKAGLQFETQEKESSSNQILTGLTFVVTGNFGSKVIRENLKLKIEELGGKVSSSISKNTDYLIAGEKAGPEKLKKAETLGVKVKNKDQFEEEFNINL from the coding sequence ATGAGCAGCGAAAAAGAATTAGAAGAACGGGAAAAAATAAAAACCTTGCAGGCCGAACTGGCCGAACATAACTACAAATATTACGTTTTAGCACAACCATCAATCAGCGATTTCGATTTCGATATGAAATTAAAAGAGCTGGAGCGCCTTGAAAAACAATATAACATACAAGATCCGAATTCTCCGACACAACGTGTAGGTAGTGATTTAAGTTCCGACTTTCAGCAGGTTATACACAAATATGGAATGTTGTCGTTGTCGAATGCCTACTCGCAAGACGAGCTGAAAGATTTCGACAGCCGCATTAAGAAAATTATTGGCACCGATGATTTCCAATATGTTTGTGAATTAAAATTTGATGGTTCATCAATTAGCCTGGCCTACGAAAATGGCGAACTGGTGCGAGCTGTTACACGTGGCGACGGAGTAAAAGGCGACGATGTAACCAACAACGTACGCACCATCCAGTCGGTACCTTTAAAATTACGCGGGAACGATTATCCGGCTAGTTTTGAAATTCGTGGCGAAATTTTAATGCCTTTCGAGGTATTTAATAATTTGAATGCTGAATTGGAAAAAGCCGGCGAACCACTGCTGGCTAACCCAAGAAACACAGCTGCCGGAACCCTGAAAATGAAAAACTCGTCGATTGTTGCCTCACGAAAACTGGATGCCTATTTATATTATGTGCTTGGCGAAAACTTACCCGAAGACGGCCATTACGAAAGTTTACAAAAAGCGCGCGAATGGGGCTTTAAAATTTCGGAACACATGCAATTGTGCAAAAACATTGATGAAGTTTTTGCTTTTATAGAGAAATGGGACACCGAACGTTTTAACCTGCCTATTGCTACCGACGGGATTGTAATAAAAGTAAACTCGCGTAAACTGCAAAACAACCTTGGATTTACTGCCAAATCGCCACGCTGGGCCATTGCGTATAAATTTAAGGCCGAAAGTGTTTCTACTATCCTGAAATCGGTTTCGTACCAGGTGGGACGAACAGGAGCCGTTACTCCGGTTGCCAATCTCGAGCCGGTGCTTATTGCCGGAACCATTGTAAAACGTGCGTCGTTGCATAATGCCGATATTATCAGCAACCTCGACCTGCATATTGGCGACACTGTTTTTGTTGAAAAAGGTGGCGAGATCATTCCAAAAATTACAGGAATAGATGAAAGTAAACGAAACTCAGATTCTAACGCAGTTAAGTTTATAAAACAATGTCCAATATGTAAAGAGGAACTGATACGCAAAGAAGGAGAAGCCGCGCATTACTGTCCGAACGAAGACGGTTGTCCGCCGCAGATAAAAGGCAAAATGGAACATTTTGTCAGTAGAAAAGCAATGGATATTGAAGGGCTTGGTAAAGAAACTCTGAGTTTGCTATTTGATAAAGACATAGTTGCAGATATATCTGACATTTATAATATACCGAATAACGAAAATAAAGTTGTTGGATTAGAGTCATTAAAAGAACCCGAGAATGGACTTTTACTTGGAGAAAATCGTATTCCTATTGATCGATTATTATTTTGTAAAAAAGGGGCACCTGCATTGAAACATATACAATCGTTACTAGAAACTTATTCTAAATCTCAGTTATTTGATTTAGATTCAGAATCAATTAAAAACTCACTTAATATTAAAACTGATTTAGCCGATAATATTGAAAAGTATTTCAGAAAAATAGAACGAGTAAAAAGAGTAGTGCTTAAAATGTCAGAAAATGAAAATTCAGTTTTCCCTTCTGTTGTACTCAATGAAATAGGAGGAATATCAAAAGAGAAAGCTGAACTTTTAGAGGAAAAGTACATTTACTACCATTTTATAAGTCAATTAAAACAGAAAGAAATAGAAGAAATCAACTTTTTGGATTTCTTTGAGAAAGCACGATTAAGTGATTTCTTAAATGATAAAAATATTCAACATCAGAAGCTTAATCATTTAGGGAAAAATAGCATCCAACAAAAAACCTTCGATAACATCATACAAGGAATTGAAAAAAGTAAACTCGTACCTTTTGAACGAGTTCTATTTGGACTTGGGATTCGATACGTTGGAGAGACTGTAGCAAAAAAACTGGCTAAAGAATTCAAAAGTATTGATAAACTTAAAGAAGCAAATATTGAAGAGATGATTGAGGTTGAAGATATTGGAGAAAGAATAGCCGAGAGTGTTAAGAATTACTTTCTAAATGAAAAACATTTACAGCTTATCGAGAAACTTAAAAAGGCAGGTCTTCAATTTGAAACTCAAGAAAAGGAATCAAGTTCAAACCAAATACTAACCGGATTAACATTTGTTGTTACCGGAAATTTTGGATCAAAAGTGATTAGAGAAAATCTAAAACTTAAAATCGAAGAACTGGGAGGAAAAGTTTCATCTAGTATTTCAAAAAATACTGATTACTTAATTGCTGGAGAAAAAGCAGGACCCGAAAAATTAAAAAAAGCAGAAACGTTAGGCGTAAAAGTAAAAAATAAAGATCAATTCGAAGAAGAATTTAATATCAACCTATAG
- a CDS encoding thioredoxin family protein, with amino-acid sequence MAFTLETGKKAIGFNLPATDGKSYSLESFKDSKYLVVFFTCNHCPYVINSDEVTRKTAERFKPHGVEFVGINSNSKHTYEEDDFDHMVERMKEYQFPWTYLYDESQEVALAYGALRTPHFFVFNENRELVYTGRGVDSPRDTSKITVNDLANALEELTSGKKISVPVTNPIGCNVKWEGKHKHWMPADACDLVW; translated from the coding sequence ATGGCATTTACACTCGAAACAGGAAAAAAGGCAATCGGTTTTAATCTTCCGGCAACCGACGGAAAAAGCTATTCATTGGAAAGTTTTAAAGACTCGAAATACCTGGTGGTATTTTTTACCTGTAATCACTGTCCTTATGTGATAAACAGCGACGAAGTTACCCGAAAAACGGCTGAGCGATTTAAACCGCATGGAGTAGAGTTTGTTGGGATAAACTCGAACAGCAAACACACTTACGAAGAGGACGATTTCGATCACATGGTAGAGCGCATGAAAGAATACCAATTTCCGTGGACGTATTTGTACGACGAATCGCAGGAAGTGGCGCTTGCTTACGGAGCATTAAGAACGCCACATTTTTTTGTTTTTAACGAAAACCGTGAACTCGTATACACCGGAAGGGGAGTTGATAGTCCGCGTGATACCTCAAAAATAACGGTAAACGATCTGGCGAATGCGCTTGAAGAGTTGACCAGTGGAAAAAAGATTTCAGTTCCGGTAACCAACCCGATTGGCTGTAACGTTAAATGGGAAGGTAAACACAAACACTGGATGCCGGCAGATGCCTGTGATTTGGTTTGGTGA